Proteins from a single region of Candidatus Polarisedimenticolia bacterium:
- a CDS encoding alpha/beta hydrolase, with product MTMGPPTNLLGAMGLLALLAGPPAGGTVPRAGTASTPARGPGRILAEPPAKPDSGATYLFYLHGRIVQEQGRGAVSPKYGPYEYDAIPKGLAEAGLVVISEPRPRGTEPSAYAGRVAGQVERLLEAGVPARRITIVGASMGGFIAMLVSNRLAAREIGYVFMGSCDEETLELGSGLHGEVLSIFEASDELEQSCARLFARASDVGRHAEVRIDTGLHHGFLYRPLSEWMGPVIRWARARDA from the coding sequence ATGACGATGGGGCCGCCGACCAACCTGTTGGGAGCCATGGGGCTTTTGGCGCTCCTGGCTGGCCCGCCCGCGGGCGGCACGGTCCCCCGGGCAGGCACGGCCAGCACCCCGGCCAGGGGCCCGGGCCGGATCCTGGCCGAGCCGCCGGCGAAGCCCGACTCGGGCGCGACGTACCTTTTCTATCTTCACGGCCGCATCGTGCAGGAGCAGGGTCGGGGGGCGGTGAGCCCGAAGTATGGGCCCTACGAGTACGATGCCATCCCGAAGGGGCTTGCCGAGGCGGGGCTCGTCGTCATCAGCGAGCCTCGTCCGCGGGGAACGGAGCCATCGGCCTACGCCGGCCGGGTCGCAGGGCAGGTCGAGCGGTTGCTCGAGGCGGGCGTCCCGGCCCGGCGGATCACGATCGTCGGTGCGTCCATGGGGGGCTTCATCGCCATGCTCGTGTCGAATCGGCTGGCGGCACGGGAGATCGGCTACGTGTTCATGGGCAGCTGTGACGAGGAGACGCTGGAGCTCGGCAGCGGTCTGCATGGCGAAGTGCTCTCCATCTTCGAAGCCAGCGACGAGCTCGAGCAGAGCTGCGCTCGGCTTTTCGCGCGCGCCAGCGACGTGGGCCGTCACGCGGAGGTTCGAATCGACACCGGGCTTCACCACGGCTTTCTCTACCGGCCGCTGTCCGAATGGATGGGGCCGGTCATTCGCTGGGCTCGCGCGCGTGACGCTTGA
- a CDS encoding histone deacetylase, giving the protein MEQKAPVAFVFHEDCLEHDNGPGHPERPERIQAIRDHLARRGLLDRLLVLRPDPAPIDRIARVHEPAYIEAIRRACERAPVQLDPDTAVSSGSWRAALLSAGGALAACDAVATGRARSAFVCTRPPGHHAEAGRAMGFCLFNNIALAARHLQDTHGLGRVLIVDWDVHHGNGTQHLFESDPTVFYFSTHQFPFYPGTGSARESGSGRGAGFTLNYPLPAGSGDAEYIEVFQTVLRPEIDRVQPEAILISAGFDGHRDDPLAGMDLTEKGYAAMTSILREAAERHCGGRIVSLLEGGYDLKALQASVEAHLQALGA; this is encoded by the coding sequence ATGGAGCAGAAAGCGCCGGTCGCGTTCGTCTTTCACGAGGACTGCCTCGAGCACGACAACGGGCCCGGCCACCCCGAGCGGCCGGAGCGGATCCAGGCCATCCGCGATCACCTGGCGCGCCGTGGCCTGCTCGATCGGCTGCTCGTCCTCCGCCCCGACCCCGCCCCGATCGATCGCATCGCCCGGGTCCACGAACCGGCGTACATCGAGGCGATCCGCCGGGCGTGCGAGCGGGCTCCGGTGCAGCTCGACCCCGACACGGCGGTCTCGTCCGGATCCTGGAGGGCCGCCCTGCTCTCGGCGGGAGGCGCCCTGGCGGCCTGCGACGCGGTCGCCACGGGGAGGGCCCGCTCCGCCTTCGTCTGCACCCGCCCCCCCGGCCATCATGCCGAGGCGGGCCGCGCGATGGGCTTCTGCCTGTTCAACAACATCGCCCTCGCGGCGCGGCATCTTCAAGACACGCACGGCCTCGGGCGCGTCTTGATCGTCGACTGGGACGTGCACCACGGCAACGGCACGCAGCACCTGTTCGAGTCGGACCCCACGGTCTTCTACTTCAGCACCCACCAGTTCCCCTTCTATCCCGGCACCGGCTCGGCGCGCGAATCCGGCAGCGGGCGCGGCGCCGGCTTCACCTTGAACTACCCTCTTCCGGCCGGATCGGGCGACGCCGAATACATCGAGGTGTTCCAGACCGTCCTGCGCCCGGAGATCGACCGCGTCCAGCCCGAGGCGATCCTGATCTCGGCCGGTTTCGACGGCCACCGCGACGACCCGCTCGCCGGGATGGACCTGACGGAGAAGGGGTACGCGGCGATGACGTCGATCCTGCGGGAGGCCGCGGAGAGGCATTGCGGCGGGCGGATCGTCTCCCTCCTGGAAGGAGGCTATGACCTGAAGGCGCTCCAGGCCTCGGTCGAGGCGCACCTTCAGGCGCTGGGAGCCTAG
- a CDS encoding ornithine cyclodeaminase family protein: MAVYLTEDDVGRLLTMPACIEAVEQAFRQWARGQADCRPRARAAIPGAMLHSLSAGSATWERLAAKVYATSRAAARFVVLLFDGRTSALLAIIEADRLGQTRTGAATGVATRRLARVDAASLAIIGTGWQARSQALAVATVRRLQTIRAFGRDRDRLREFCRETEAATGVAVTPCSAVEEAIEGAGIVVSATSSGTPVIRGAWLRPGMHVNAVGSNRAERRELDDESVRRSDLIVVDSMEQARLEAGDLLAPGTGPAGTSALERAVELKDVLGGAHPGRRDEREVTLFKSLGIGLEDLAAASVVYDRAVEAGAGRALAAR, from the coding sequence ATGGCGGTCTATCTCACCGAGGACGACGTCGGCCGTCTCCTGACGATGCCGGCATGCATCGAGGCGGTCGAGCAGGCGTTCCGCCAGTGGGCCCGGGGGCAGGCGGACTGCCGGCCCCGCGCGCGGGCGGCGATCCCCGGCGCGATGCTGCATTCCCTGTCCGCCGGCTCGGCCACCTGGGAGCGGCTCGCGGCCAAGGTCTATGCCACCTCTCGAGCGGCCGCGCGCTTCGTGGTCCTGCTGTTCGACGGGCGGACCTCGGCCCTGCTGGCGATCATCGAGGCGGACCGCCTCGGGCAGACCCGCACCGGCGCCGCGACGGGCGTGGCGACGCGGCGCCTGGCACGCGTCGACGCGGCCTCGCTCGCGATCATCGGGACCGGCTGGCAGGCGCGCAGCCAGGCGCTGGCCGTCGCGACGGTGAGACGGCTCCAGACGATCCGCGCCTTCGGCCGCGACCGGGACCGCCTGCGCGAGTTCTGCCGCGAGACCGAGGCGGCCACGGGCGTGGCGGTGACCCCGTGCTCCGCGGTCGAGGAGGCGATCGAGGGCGCCGGAATCGTCGTCTCGGCGACCTCCTCCGGCACCCCGGTCATCCGGGGAGCCTGGCTCCGACCCGGGATGCACGTCAACGCGGTCGGCAGCAATCGCGCCGAGCGGCGCGAGCTGGACGACGAGTCGGTGAGGCGCTCCGATCTCATCGTCGTCGACTCGATGGAACAGGCCCGCCTGGAGGCCGGCGACCTCCTGGCGCCGGGGACCGGCCCGGCCGGGACCTCCGCGCTGGAGCGGGCCGTGGAGCTGAAGGACGTGCTCGGCGGCGCGCACCCCGGGCGCCGGGACGAGCGGGAGGTGACCCTCTTCAAGTCCCTGGGAATCGGGCTGGAGGACCTGGCGGCCGCCTCGGTCGTCTACGACCGGGCCGTCGAGGCGGGCGCCGGGCGCGCGCTGGCGGCCCGGTGA
- a CDS encoding DUF4242 domain-containing protein yields the protein MPKFLIEREIPGAGKLSPQELRAISQKSCGVLKEMGPQIQWVESYVTADKVYCVYVAPNEEMVRKHAQAGGFPANRVSRIGAVIDPTTAE from the coding sequence ATGCCCAAGTTTCTGATCGAACGGGAGATTCCGGGAGCGGGGAAGCTGTCGCCCCAGGAGCTGCGCGCCATCTCGCAGAAGTCCTGCGGCGTGCTCAAGGAGATGGGGCCGCAGATTCAGTGGGTCGAGAGCTACGTCACCGCCGACAAGGTCTACTGCGTGTACGTGGCGCCCAACGAGGAGATGGTCAGGAAGCACGCGCAGGCGGGGGGCTTCCCGGCGAACCGCGTGTCGCGCATCGGCGCGGTGATCGACCCGACCACCGCCGAGTGA
- a CDS encoding pitrilysin family protein, giving the protein MPDVLKLAVALTAVILGARLTAWGGEAPKGGSKIFPYPTQVTVLDNGLKVVAVPFDSPGLIAYWTVVRAGSRNEIEPGKSGFAHFFEHLMFRGTETCPPERYNAILKELGADHNAFTTDDYTAYHILAPASALETIMVLESDRFMHLKYSEEIFKKEAGAVLGEYNKSASDPFQTLNEKLRDTAFGTHTYKHSTIGFLRDVQDMPNQFAYSRQFFDRFYRPENCALLVVGDVDPKKLAGMARRHYGAWKRGSYRAQVPSEPPQPDELRVEVAWPNPTQPYLYVGYHGPAFSDTGTDLPALDLVSQLLFSESSPLYQKLVVDEQEVDVLFGGAQDHIDPYMFEIATRVKKPERVAYVEAAITAALEELQAKPIAADRLEKVKSHMKYAFAMSLDAAGSVARSLAHYVAVANDPQAVNRVYASYDRLTPEDVRAAARKYFVRSGRTVVTLAHKPGVVGAGQ; this is encoded by the coding sequence ATGCCGGATGTGCTGAAGCTCGCGGTCGCCCTGACCGCCGTGATCCTCGGCGCGCGCCTGACCGCCTGGGGCGGCGAGGCGCCGAAGGGCGGCTCGAAGATCTTTCCCTATCCCACGCAGGTCACCGTCCTCGACAACGGGCTGAAGGTCGTGGCCGTTCCGTTCGACAGCCCGGGCCTGATCGCCTACTGGACGGTGGTGCGCGCCGGCTCGCGCAACGAGATCGAGCCCGGCAAGTCCGGGTTCGCGCATTTCTTCGAGCACCTGATGTTCCGCGGCACCGAGACGTGCCCGCCGGAGCGCTACAACGCGATCCTGAAGGAGCTCGGCGCGGACCACAATGCCTTCACGACCGACGACTACACGGCCTATCACATCCTGGCGCCGGCGTCGGCGCTCGAAACGATCATGGTCCTCGAGTCCGACCGGTTCATGCACCTCAAGTATTCGGAGGAGATCTTCAAGAAAGAGGCGGGGGCGGTGCTCGGCGAATACAACAAGAGCGCCTCGGACCCGTTCCAGACGCTGAACGAGAAGCTGCGCGACACCGCCTTCGGGACCCACACCTACAAGCACTCGACGATCGGATTCCTGAGGGACGTCCAGGACATGCCGAACCAGTTCGCGTACAGCAGGCAGTTCTTCGACCGCTTCTACCGGCCGGAGAACTGCGCGCTCCTGGTGGTCGGCGACGTCGACCCGAAGAAGCTGGCGGGGATGGCGCGCCGGCACTACGGCGCCTGGAAGCGCGGCAGCTACCGCGCCCAGGTCCCATCCGAGCCGCCGCAGCCGGACGAGCTGCGGGTGGAGGTCGCGTGGCCCAACCCGACTCAGCCGTACCTCTACGTCGGCTACCACGGCCCGGCGTTCTCGGACACGGGGACGGATCTGCCGGCTCTCGACCTGGTCTCCCAGCTGCTGTTCTCCGAGTCGTCCCCCCTCTACCAGAAGCTGGTGGTGGACGAGCAGGAGGTCGATGTGCTGTTCGGAGGGGCCCAGGACCACATCGATCCGTACATGTTCGAGATCGCCACCCGGGTGAAGAAGCCGGAGCGCGTGGCCTACGTCGAGGCGGCGATCACGGCCGCCCTCGAGGAGCTCCAGGCGAAACCGATCGCCGCCGATCGCCTCGAGAAGGTGAAGTCGCACATGAAATACGCCTTCGCCATGAGCCTGGACGCCGCCGGCTCGGTGGCGCGGAGCCTCGCCCACTACGTCGCGGTGGCGAACGACCCCCAGGCGGTGAACAGGGTGTACGCATCCTACGATCGTCTCACTCCCGAAGACGTGCGCGCCGCCGCCCGCAAGTACTTCGTGCGATCGGGTCGGACGGTCGTGACGCTCGCCCACAAGCCGGGCGTGGTCGGCGCGGGCCAGTGA
- a CDS encoding GNAT family N-acetyltransferase, with protein MVVRPMTARDADAAARLSDQLGYPATADAMERRFRALADDPDAALLAAEEAGGRMVGWIHVCGRRFLVSDAFAEIVGLVVETSARRRGAGKGLVLAAEEWARRRGYSVMRIRSNVRRMEARPFYEKLGYEVVKSQWVFRRSL; from the coding sequence ATGGTCGTACGACCGATGACGGCCCGCGACGCGGACGCGGCGGCGCGTCTGTCCGATCAGCTGGGATACCCTGCGACGGCGGACGCGATGGAACGCCGGTTCCGCGCGCTCGCGGACGATCCCGACGCCGCCCTGCTGGCGGCCGAGGAGGCGGGCGGCCGGATGGTCGGCTGGATCCACGTCTGCGGTCGGCGCTTTTTGGTTTCGGACGCGTTCGCGGAGATCGTGGGCCTGGTCGTCGAGACCTCCGCGAGACGGCGGGGCGCCGGCAAGGGCCTCGTCCTCGCGGCAGAGGAATGGGCGCGGAGGCGCGGCTACTCCGTGATGCGCATCCGTTCGAACGTGCGGAGGATGGAGGCCAGGCCGTTCTACGAGAAGCTGGGGTACGAGGTGGTCAAATCGCAGTGGGTGTTCCGGAGGTCGCTGTGA
- a CDS encoding BolA family protein → MTGVRARIQAILLDRFHPTRLEIRDDSAQHAGHAGAAAGGGHFDILIVSAEFEGKSLLDRHRLVNEALRDLIGSEIHALGLKTRAPSE, encoded by the coding sequence GTGACCGGCGTCCGCGCGCGGATCCAGGCGATCCTCCTCGACCGGTTCCATCCGACGCGTCTCGAGATCCGCGACGACAGCGCACAGCACGCCGGTCACGCCGGGGCCGCCGCGGGAGGCGGCCACTTCGACATCCTGATCGTGTCGGCGGAGTTCGAAGGAAAATCCCTGCTCGACCGTCACCGCCTGGTGAACGAGGCGCTTCGTGACCTCATCGGCAGCGAGATCCACGCGCTCGGGTTGAAGACCCGGGCCCCTTCCGAGTGA
- a CDS encoding phosphodiester glycosidase family protein, giving the protein MRPALRALSAAVALAVAAGLAVPFDRPAAAPGLPSVDPTAAWRSLEPGLDLGEFLSPRRSDRGDSIVRVLRADPLRFELRLLNASAPGQGRALTAREWSLRGGLAGAINASMYQADHRTSVSLMRTSIHTNNGRLSKDRAILAFEPKDDKAAPVLIIDRECDDFEALRGRYGTLVQSIRMLSCKGENVWSQQPRRWSAAAIGTDDRGRVLFVHVRSPYSVHDLIGILKDLPLGLSRMQYAEGGPEAQLYVRSGGEEHEWIGSYESGLSEDDDNRVAWPVPNVVGIARRAGVPAGVPGPR; this is encoded by the coding sequence ATGAGGCCGGCGCTGCGGGCCCTCTCGGCGGCGGTGGCCCTCGCGGTCGCGGCCGGCCTGGCAGTCCCCTTCGACCGGCCCGCGGCCGCCCCCGGCCTCCCTTCCGTCGATCCGACCGCGGCCTGGCGGTCGCTCGAGCCCGGCCTCGATCTCGGAGAGTTCCTCTCCCCCCGCCGCTCCGATCGCGGCGACTCGATCGTGCGTGTGCTGCGCGCCGATCCTCTGCGATTCGAGCTGCGCCTGCTCAACGCCTCGGCCCCGGGGCAGGGGAGGGCGCTGACGGCGCGCGAGTGGTCCCTCCGGGGCGGCCTGGCGGGGGCGATCAACGCCAGCATGTATCAGGCCGACCACCGGACCAGCGTGTCCCTGATGCGGACCTCGATCCACACCAACAACGGGAGGCTCTCGAAGGACCGGGCGATCCTCGCCTTCGAGCCGAAAGACGACAAGGCCGCGCCCGTCCTGATCATCGATCGGGAGTGCGACGACTTCGAGGCGCTGCGCGGGCGCTACGGGACGCTGGTCCAGAGCATCCGGATGCTGTCGTGCAAAGGGGAGAACGTCTGGAGCCAGCAGCCGCGTCGCTGGAGCGCCGCGGCGATCGGCACCGACGATCGGGGTCGGGTGCTGTTCGTCCACGTGCGCTCGCCCTACAGCGTGCACGACCTGATCGGCATCCTGAAGGACCTGCCGCTGGGCCTGTCGCGGATGCAGTACGCCGAGGGGGGCCCGGAGGCGCAGCTGTACGTGCGGAGCGGCGGGGAGGAGCACGAGTGGATCGGCAGCTACGAGTCGGGGCTCTCCGAGGACGACGACAACCGGGTCGCCTGGCCGGTGCCGAACGTCGTCGGGATCGCCCGACGGGCGGGCGTTCCCGCCGGCGTCCCGGGGCCCCGCTGA
- a CDS encoding pitrilysin family protein — protein MSRARRHSVALSALAAAIACVLAIQPADSKETKPMKPTSNPAKDGAVRTILLPAPASPLTAFRIQFGCGSIDDPAGKEGLNALTALTIGEGGTREMTYRELTDRLYPMAATITPRFDRETTTFVGEAHRDHLKDYYGLLTGVLLRPRFDEADFQRSRDFLLAGLTTGLRGNDDEGLGKAALGYLMYEGHPYRLPDSGTVQGLKAITLEDVKAHYLRCYTQGNAVLGVAGGYPESLIVSMKKDFTALPPGGPRRAALPKPRPIQGVEVLLVEKPASATAISLGFPIAVTRSDRDFYALLVANSYLGEHRTFNGRLMNKMRGERGLNYGDYSYIEHFVQDGGSTLPLPNLSRRQQFFSIWIRPVEHPNALFALRQAVRELQRLVDSGMSAADFEATRKYVLNVSRLWTQNFSRRLGYRMDSDFYGFPSFIDRIQDELPRLKVEDVNAAVKRHLQGRNLAVAIVTPDAAAVKETLLSGRPTPITYQTPTTSETLLAEDKEIEAFPLPINRERVGIVKAQDLFER, from the coding sequence GTGAGCCGCGCGCGCCGGCACTCCGTGGCTCTTTCCGCCCTGGCAGCCGCGATCGCCTGCGTCCTGGCGATCCAGCCGGCGGACTCCAAGGAGACGAAGCCGATGAAGCCCACCTCGAACCCGGCGAAGGACGGCGCCGTCAGGACGATCCTCCTGCCGGCCCCTGCCTCTCCCCTGACGGCGTTCCGGATCCAGTTCGGCTGCGGGTCGATCGACGATCCGGCTGGGAAGGAGGGGCTGAACGCCCTCACCGCCCTGACCATCGGCGAGGGCGGTACGCGTGAGATGACCTACCGCGAGCTGACCGATCGCCTCTACCCGATGGCCGCGACGATCACGCCCCGGTTCGATCGCGAGACGACCACGTTCGTGGGCGAAGCGCACCGCGATCACCTGAAGGACTACTACGGGCTCCTCACGGGCGTCCTGCTGCGACCGCGCTTCGACGAGGCGGACTTCCAGCGCAGTCGCGACTTTCTGCTGGCCGGGCTCACCACCGGCCTGCGCGGCAACGACGACGAGGGGCTCGGCAAGGCGGCGCTCGGGTACCTGATGTACGAAGGCCACCCGTACCGGCTGCCCGATAGCGGCACCGTTCAGGGGTTGAAGGCGATCACCCTGGAGGACGTGAAGGCTCATTACCTCAGGTGCTACACGCAGGGCAACGCCGTTCTGGGGGTGGCAGGCGGGTACCCGGAGTCCCTGATCGTCTCCATGAAGAAGGATTTCACGGCCCTCCCGCCGGGCGGGCCGCGTCGCGCCGCGCTGCCGAAGCCGCGGCCGATCCAGGGTGTGGAGGTGCTGCTCGTCGAGAAGCCCGCCTCCGCCACGGCGATTTCCCTCGGGTTCCCCATCGCCGTGACACGCTCCGACAGGGACTTCTACGCCCTCCTGGTCGCCAATTCGTACCTGGGGGAGCACCGCACGTTCAACGGCCGCCTCATGAACAAAATGAGGGGGGAGCGCGGCCTCAATTACGGGGACTACTCGTACATCGAACACTTCGTCCAGGACGGCGGCAGCACGCTGCCGCTACCCAACCTGTCGCGCCGGCAGCAGTTCTTCAGCATCTGGATCCGTCCCGTGGAGCATCCCAACGCCCTGTTCGCCCTGCGGCAGGCGGTGCGCGAGCTGCAGAGGCTCGTGGACTCGGGAATGAGCGCCGCCGACTTCGAGGCGACCCGCAAGTACGTCCTGAACGTCTCGCGCCTGTGGACCCAGAACTTCAGCCGCCGGCTGGGCTACCGGATGGACTCGGATTTCTACGGCTTCCCCAGCTTCATCGACCGCATCCAGGACGAGCTGCCGCGCCTCAAGGTCGAGGACGTCAACGCCGCCGTCAAGCGCCACCTGCAGGGAAGAAACCTGGCGGTCGCCATCGTGACCCCGGACGCCGCCGCGGTGAAGGAGACCCTCCTGTCGGGCCGGCCGACGCCCATCACCTACCAGACCCCCACGACGAGCGAGACCCTGCTCGCCGAGGATAAGGAGATCGAGGCCTTCCCCCTGCCGATCAACCGCGAGCGCGTGGGCATCGTCAAGGCGCAGGACCTGTTCGAGCGGTAG
- a CDS encoding VOC family protein, protein MADLLVNIDVDDLEKGLRFYADGLGLKPGRRLGADAREMLGASSPIYLLASPGGTPPFAAATAGRDYRRHWTPVHLDLAVEDIEAAVARAVSAGATLEGTIEERAWGLLARLADPFGNGFCILQFKGRGYDALAGEPPSGSP, encoded by the coding sequence GTGGCGGACCTCCTGGTCAACATCGACGTCGATGATCTCGAGAAGGGCCTCCGCTTCTATGCCGACGGGCTGGGACTGAAGCCGGGGCGGCGCCTGGGTGCGGACGCGCGCGAGATGCTCGGCGCCTCGTCTCCGATCTACCTCCTCGCCAGTCCAGGGGGGACGCCTCCCTTCGCCGCGGCGACGGCGGGGCGGGACTACCGCCGCCACTGGACCCCGGTGCATCTCGATCTCGCGGTCGAGGACATCGAGGCGGCGGTCGCCCGGGCCGTCTCGGCGGGCGCGACGCTCGAAGGAACGATCGAGGAGCGGGCATGGGGACTCCTGGCCCGCCTGGCGGATCCCTTCGGAAACGGCTTCTGCATCCTGCAGTTCAAGGGACGGGGCTACGATGCGCTGGCAGGAGAGCCCCCCTCTGGATCGCCCTGA
- a CDS encoding DUF1648 domain-containing protein, which produces MKGASLAFLLLAALVSAQIAYYYPLLPDPMASHFGLDGAPNGWSSRLTFFAIYLASLLLTAGALFILASVLKRMPERAINLPNRDYWLSAERRDEALGYLQGMVGWCAVGVLLFMLLGTQLVIRANLTAGGRLESGKLGWTLALLALWVILTPVRAYRRLSRVPGGG; this is translated from the coding sequence GTGAAGGGGGCCTCGCTCGCGTTCCTGCTCCTGGCGGCTCTGGTCTCCGCGCAGATCGCCTACTACTACCCCCTCCTCCCGGACCCGATGGCGTCGCACTTCGGGCTGGACGGCGCTCCGAACGGCTGGTCGTCGCGCCTGACCTTCTTCGCGATCTACCTGGCGTCCCTGCTCCTGACGGCGGGGGCCCTGTTCATCCTGGCAAGCGTTCTGAAGCGGATGCCGGAGCGCGCCATCAACCTCCCGAACCGGGACTACTGGCTGTCGGCCGAGAGGCGGGACGAGGCGCTGGGCTATCTTCAGGGCATGGTTGGATGGTGCGCCGTCGGCGTCCTGCTGTTCATGCTCCTGGGGACGCAGCTGGTGATCCGGGCGAACCTGACAGCGGGGGGCCGGCTGGAGAGCGGGAAGCTGGGATGGACCCTGGCGCTTCTCGCCCTCTGGGTCATCCTGACTCCGGTCCGGGCCTATCGGCGCCTGTCGAGAGTGCCCGGGGGCGGGTAG
- a CDS encoding DoxX family protein, protein MDRWLGKYSEWAYALLRLVAGFLLACHGAQKLFGALGGQSQLSNPLMATAGFIEFFGGVLVALGLFAGHAAFISSGLMAVAYFMAHAPNGFWPIINKGELAVLYCFVFLYIACRGSGRFSVDAIARRR, encoded by the coding sequence ATGGACCGGTGGCTGGGAAAGTACTCGGAATGGGCCTACGCGCTCCTGCGCCTGGTGGCCGGGTTTCTGTTGGCCTGCCACGGGGCGCAGAAGCTCTTCGGCGCGCTCGGAGGTCAGAGCCAGCTCTCCAACCCCTTGATGGCCACGGCCGGGTTCATCGAGTTCTTCGGGGGCGTCCTGGTGGCCCTGGGCCTGTTCGCCGGCCATGCCGCGTTCATTTCGAGCGGGCTGATGGCGGTCGCCTATTTCATGGCGCACGCGCCGAACGGCTTCTGGCCCATCATCAACAAGGGGGAGCTCGCGGTCCTCTACTGTTTCGTCTTTCTGTACATCGCGTGCCGGGGATCGGGACGCTTCAGCGTGGATGCGATCGCGCGAAGGCGCTGA
- a CDS encoding RidA family protein yields MKPRISVATGTPWEPLVGYARAVRVGRHVYVSGTTATDRDGRVVGTGDPHAQAVQTLRNIETALRRAGARLEDVVRTRIYVTRIDDWQAIGRAHRECFGAVRPATSMVEVSRLISPEMLVEIEAEAIVSTE; encoded by the coding sequence GTGAAGCCGAGGATCAGCGTTGCGACAGGAACGCCCTGGGAGCCGCTGGTGGGCTACGCCCGGGCGGTCCGCGTGGGGCGCCATGTGTACGTCTCGGGGACGACGGCCACCGATCGGGACGGACGCGTCGTCGGGACCGGAGACCCGCACGCCCAGGCCGTGCAGACCCTCCGGAACATCGAGACGGCGCTGCGGCGGGCCGGCGCCCGTCTCGAGGACGTGGTGCGCACCCGCATCTATGTCACCCGCATCGACGACTGGCAGGCGATCGGCCGCGCGCACCGTGAGTGCTTCGGAGCGGTCAGGCCGGCCACCAGCATGGTCGAGGTGAGCCGGTTGATCTCCCCCGAGATGCTCGTCGAGATCGAGGCCGAGGCGATCGTCTCCACGGAATGA
- a CDS encoding SgcJ/EcaC family oxidoreductase, protein MLGWAVVWVVLEILVVASGSSPGRPIGWRDAVAILEVRHPWKPEGDPMERTARSILIVTGILLIASGLAHAILDPPALRLDAAATQVSAPPAERAQLPSVRLPAALARVLADYEAAWRSKDAAALAGLFAEDGFVLSNGAPPVRGRHAIRTHYEGQGGPLSLRAVAFATEGSLGYIIGGFARRAGEPDIGKFTLTLRRGEDGRWLIVSDMDNGNSRP, encoded by the coding sequence ATGCTGGGTTGGGCGGTCGTCTGGGTGGTCCTCGAGATTCTCGTCGTCGCCAGCGGCAGCTCCCCTGGCCGGCCGATCGGCTGGCGGGATGCTGTGGCGATCCTGGAGGTGCGACACCCGTGGAAACCGGAGGGTGATCCGATGGAGCGGACGGCCCGATCGATCCTGATCGTGACCGGCATTCTGCTGATCGCGAGCGGCCTGGCGCACGCCATCCTGGATCCGCCGGCCCTCCGCCTGGACGCGGCGGCGACGCAGGTCTCCGCCCCGCCGGCGGAGCGGGCGCAACTCCCGAGCGTCAGGCTGCCGGCGGCGCTGGCGCGCGTGCTCGCCGACTACGAAGCCGCGTGGAGGAGCAAGGACGCCGCGGCCCTGGCCGGGCTCTTCGCGGAGGACGGCTTCGTCCTCTCGAACGGGGCGCCTCCGGTCCGGGGCCGCCACGCGATCCGGACGCATTACGAGGGGCAGGGCGGACCCCTTTCGCTCCGCGCGGTGGCCTTCGCGACGGAGGGCTCGCTGGGGTACATCATCGGGGGGTTCGCGAGGCGGGCGGGTGAGCCGGACATCGGGAAGTTCACGCTGACGCTGCGCCGGGGCGAGGACGGCCGCTGGCTGATCGTGTCCGACATGGACAACGGCAACTCGCGGCCCTAG